GAGTTGTATCGAATAAGCAGGAGAATATTATTGTGGATGCGAGACCGACTGCAAACGCTGTAGCCCAGCTGGCGCTAGGAGGAGGAAGCGAGTCGATGGACAACTATAAACCAGCCAAGAAATACTACCTTGGCATTGATAATATTCATGTTATGAGAGACTCGATGAACAAGGTGGTAGAAGCATTGAAAGACGGCGATCTTTCGGCAAGGTCACCAAACCAAGAGCTATTAGCCAAGTCGAACTGGCTCAAACACGTGTCTACAGTTCAAAAAGGAGCAGTATTGATTGCGCAACAAGTTCACTACAAGTTTTCGCATGTTGTAGTTCATTGTTCAGATGGTTGGGACAGAACTCCACAACTGACAGCTCTGGCTCAGATTATGTTGGATCCATATTTTAGAACCATTGATGGGTTCATTGTATTGGTGGAAAAAGAGTGGTTATCATTTGGACATAGATTTGCCGAACGAAGTCATGTTCCAGCTAACTGTAAAGTCAAGGAGTTTACACTGtcgcagcagcaagaaGCACTGGGATATAGTGGAAACAATGATCTGACGTCTGAATTTATCAATGGGTttaccaacagcaacagtaCGAATACAGGATCTGCAACACCTGTTGCCAGTGCTAGATCCAACTTTTTGAATAATGTGACTAATTTGTTACCAGATGGTGGTACTAGCAAAGCAAGCAAGTATAGTGGACCTATTTTTCATCAGTTCCTCGACTGTGTATATCAAATCATGCGCCAGTTTCCTGAAAAATTCGAGTATAATGAGAGGTTCTTGAGAAGGTTACTGTATCATGTTTACTCATGTCAATACGGAACATTTTTGTTCAACAGTGAATCAGAAAGAGTCAAGGCAGGTgcagagaagaaaacaagatCGGTATGGGACTATTTTCTGGCTCGGAGAAAACAGTTTACAAATGTAAAATATGTCAAGAGCGATAATAATAACTTggacaacagcaacaacacAGAGAGTAATGTAGTGTTTCCAGACCCCAAGGATGTCAAATGGTGGGCAGAGGCATTAGGAAGATCCGACCAAGAAATGAATGCTAATATTCCTGTCCTGTCTGATGTATCTCGCCAAAGCACACCGGTTGAACCAGAACATTCGCAAGACTTTTTAAACGCATTCCAATCGATGAATTTCCACAATAAGTACTTGAAAGATACCACTGAAAGGCTCAGAGCAAGCTCGGGTCACACGTCTACACCGGATCTTCGCTTGGAACGTGAAAATGCTTCACCCGATGGGATGCGAGGTAAGCGTGATACATCAGTACAGCCGTCACCAACAGGTAATTCGTCATTCCCTTCTGAAGGATTTGGAAAGATAACGAGACCAACGGCTGATGTTGAGCTGGCAGGTGGTTTAGAGAAGGGGAAAACGAAAGACGACGCAGACTCAAACGCATTGAACAAAGAATCACAAGAAGCACCTCAAGAAGAGACCCTTAAGCTGGATTCAAAAAAGTCGCCTATTGCTTCTCCGGAAAACTCTTCTAGTTTTACAGAGCCCTTAGGAAGCACGTTAGTAGATTACTCTAGCGATGACAGAGAGAGTACACATCGTCATCCGAGACCTGCTCGCAAATTTGATAGTATGTCATTGGACCCTGGTCCATATAACGAGGACTCTGGCAATTACAACAACCGGCCTCTAGCAAATGGTTCTGCGGTTCTGGCTGATGGGGCAGCTACTCTGGCCGCTGTAGCAGAGGATATTTTTGGTCGATTGACAAGAACAGACCAACCCAGGGCTAGCAATTGAGGCGAAGAGGTCATATTATACACCTTGAGtggttttttattttgcatttttttttcattgcTCGCATTTAGCGCGCACATCAGTACCTATGTATACAAAGAAATAACTTCTATATAATTATAAATCGTCAGCCAATCCCAGTGAGTATAAGCTCGAGAGAGTGTGTATAAGGGGTTGGAGCCTAGAGTGAAAGACAGTCCGAGAAGGGCAAATGTTCAGGAAGTGGTAAGAGGATGAATAGAATTAGCGTTGTAATTTATTAGGAAGTAATAGGGAGTAATAGGGAGTAATCGAGGGGAGGAGAGACCATTGCGAGGTGCGGTATTGTCGGCTTATTTAGTCTTCTTAGACTCCTTGATAGGTTTTTCGGTCTTTTCAGGTTCGgcatctttttcttcactgacgatttcttcagcatcagcctTTGCTCGGATAGTAGCATCTTCTAATTCGGCCCAGTATTGACCAAATTGAAGACCGACAACTCCCAACAGCACCAAAACAATAAACACTTGAGTGGCAGCAATGACATTGATGCCAGTATGctcgtcaacatcaccCCATtctccagcaacagcagagaACACACCTCGTTGCAAGTTGCTAATGTAAAAAGCCACAGCAATTACATATAAAAATAGACTTCCACCATCAAACAATGTATTAGATTCGGATGGTTTGTATAGTTTGATGAACAGACCTAAAAAGCCCAGTCCGATAATAAAGTGATGGACATGGTGGAGAAAAGTTGGCATATTAGCCCATGTCTGGTAATGCGATAGAGACAGAGCAAATGATTCGTTTGTAGGATGCGAAGTCCAAAGAGTATAGTAATCATAAGCCCAATTGGAGTAAATAGCTCCGAGGGAGAACGAAGTGGCACAAAGAATAAGGCCCGTTGAAAACGAGGTTGCTGAAGTAggcattttttttaatcAAAAAGCTTGTGTTAAATTtaataaaccaaaatagATCCTCTGGTCATTCAATTGTAATTTTACAATGGATTTTACAATGGATTGTAGAAAAGTGTCTGTACTGCTCAGTGCAAAAAGGCTCTGCTGTGTTTCTGACGCCCTAAACTCAGTTTGCAGAGTTCGCAGACTTATCGGTTATCTGTGATGCGGCGACAGTAGTTTAAAGCGGCGTCTGATAAGGCTTTTTCTCTCTATGGAGTCTGACAGCCAAATTAAAGGATGCCCATTACATTAGAACTAATCACGTGCCGAGCCATACGAAAACTCAGGGGGGAACTACCAAAACGGAAAATAGGCttcattaaaatatttcgCTTCATTCAAATATTTCCCCAAAAAAACTAGTGACAGGTGGAAATAAAATTTGTGGCTAAGCCTCATTCAAATTGGCTATTCTGATTTCAGAGTGAAAAATGTGCTCCGATAGTCGTTGCTGGCAGTCGAGGTATGGGGTATATATCCAAGGGCAAGGTGATGTGAAAGATTTACATATCGACGACTGATCGCCTGGATCTATCTCCCATCCAACCTGCCCGAAACTGAATGTAAATTACTGTATCCTATTCGGGTCCATAATACAGCCACATAGCACACGCGTTGTAACGACAGTGTAAAGCTCGACAGAACAGGAAACTCTTTTGCGAAGCTTTGCACAAATAGCACCAATTCGCACCTGTTCTATAGGACTGGATAGAGTGAAAACGACCAGACTTAGATCACCAGATTAAAcattaaaaaaatactCATTCGATTCAGACAGGGATCTGACCCCACGCCCAGCGACTCCTGAACCCCCCCTTTTTCCCCGTAATAATAATGGGGGTCACACGTCGagctaataataataacaacgCTAGAACATGGAGTTTATAGGTTCAGatgcaataaataataatctgCATGCAGGAAGCAATAAAAGTCGTACTATACGCGTTAGTAGGTTAAAAGGTAAATTACAACCTTTAGGGGAACGcgtgtgcctccggcggctggggctctgccccagacccagtggctcctctcactacgctcgagtcgagcgtggAGGGGGGTGTCAGAAtggctcgcgaagcgagcacagtggggtctggggcaacgccccagccgccggaggcagtccgacCCGCTGCACGCTGATAACCTATAGTAATAAAGTAGCCAGAAGTATAAATCGAAGAGTGGGCAAGTGGCCGTTCGTGAGGACGAGTGGACAGTGCTCAATTGGGTGCATCCACGGCACAGCGAGCGGGTGTTATCAGAGAAGAGGCTTCGCCGTTGGCAGGTATGAGATGTTGTTTGCAAACAACTGCAGCAAGACCCACTGCGTTTTGACGCATGGTCCATATCTTGAGCTACGAGAGCGGGGAGAAGCAGATATGTAGGATTAGGAAACCCTCTGGACATCAGGCAAATCACACGAGATTATTCCCGTGCCAAGTCAGACCATTTAACCCAGACTCGTTAGACAGTGCGTTTGTTTCAGATGCGGTTTCCAGATCCTCAGGACAAACCGCCGGCTAAAATTCTCGTAAATCTTCGGCCGGTTCTTTAATTAGACAAATTTGTTCAAGCTCGATCGATTTGCGGATCTCATTATCTCATTGGTATCTCCGGTTTTCCGGATTATCTTTCAACGCCCATAGtaatataataaacaaCCATCGTGGTGCAAGCAATGTCACCTACCACCATTTCTCCTGGTGTGTTATTGTTTATCTTGTACCGATTTAGGCGATTATGTAtcatgtatatatatccaCAGGCCCGCttgaaccagcagctcctgcACGATCTACTAATACAGCCAGAGGGTGCAATAACCATATCCGTGCAACGCGTGCTCTCAACCACGGCGAGtgttgtggtggtgatgctgctgctctgcTGCAAAATCTACCACGACGGGCACGCAAACACATACAGACTATCCCAGCCCACAGACCCACAGTAACTTATCCAGAAATCGAGTGCCTAATAAAGTCCCCAGGGGAACGAGCAGTTCTTTTGCGATCCTCCATCCTGAAAAGACTCAACTCAATCAGTAAAGAATTTATAATGATCGTAGCAAAGTACCCaattagaaaaaaaattaataatgGCCTTATCTAAACTATGCtgcaaacaaaaaaagaccGAGCTCATTCCTTTGTCGGGCGCCTTGAGCTTATCACAGTCCAGTGAGACcggcaaaaaaaaaactaacTTTTTACATTTTAACTCCGAGCAGACAGATGAAATTTTCAGGGGCCTTTTTAGATTTGGTCCGAACGT
This is a stretch of genomic DNA from Sugiyamaella lignohabitans strain CBS 10342 chromosome C, complete sequence. It encodes these proteins:
- the YMR1 gene encoding phosphatidylinositol-3-phosphatase YMR1 (Phosphatidylinositol 3-phosphate (PI3P) phosphatase; involved in various protein sorting pathways, including CVT targeting and endosome to vacuole transport; has similarity to the conserved myotubularin dual specificity phosphatase family; GO_component: GO:0005737 - cytoplasm [Evidence IEA,IEA]; GO_component: GO:0005737 - cytoplasm [Evidence IDA] [PMID 14562095]; GO_function: GO:0016787 - hydrolase activity [Evidence IEA]; GO_function: GO:0003729 - mRNA binding [Evidence IDA] [PMID 21124907]; GO_function: GO:0016791 - phosphatase activity [Evidence IEA]; GO_function: GO:0004438 - phosphatidylinositol-3-phosphatase activity [Evidence IEA]; GO_function: GO:0004438 - phosphatidylinositol-3-phosphatase activity [Evidence IMP] [PMID 10900271]; GO_function: GO:0004438 - phosphatidylinositol-3-phosphatase activity [Evidence IMP] [PMID 15169871]; GO_function: GO:0004725 - protein tyrosine phosphatase activity [Evidence IEA]; GO_process: GO:0016311 - dephosphorylation [Evidence IEA]; GO_process: GO:0035335 - peptidyl-tyrosine dephosphorylation [Evidence IEA]; GO_process: GO:0046856 - phosphatidylinositol dephosphorylation [Evidence IMP] [PMID 10900271]; GO_process: GO:0046856 - phosphatidylinositol dephosphorylation [Evidence IGI,IMP] [PMID 15169871]), translated to MDNYKPAKKYYLGIDNIHVMRDSMNKVVEALKDGDLSARSPNQELLAKSNWLKHVSTVQKGAVLIAQQVHYKFSHVVVHCSDGWDRTPQLTALAQIMLDPYFRTIDGFIVLVEKEWLSFGHRFAERSHVPANCKVKEFTLSQQQEALGYSGNNDLTSEFINGFTNSNSTNTGSATPVASARSNFLNNVTNLLPDGGTSKASKYSGPIFHQFLDCVYQIMRQFPEKFEYNERFLRRLLYHVYSCQYGTFLFNSESERVKAGAEKKTRSVWDYFLARRKQFTNVKYVKSDNNNLDNSNNTESNVVFPDPKDVKWWAEALGRSDQEMNANIPVLSDVSRQSTPVEPEHSQDFLNAFQSMNFHNKYLKDTTERLRASSGHTSTPDLRLERENASPDGMRGKRDTSVQPSPTGNSSFPSEGFGKITRPTADVELAGGLEKGKTKDDADSNALNKESQEAPQEETLKLDSKKSPIASPENSSSFTEPLGSTLVDYSSDDRESTHRHPRPARKFDSMSLDPGPYNEDSGNYNNRPLANGSAVLADGAATLAAVAEDIFGRLTRTDQPRASN
- the SHR3 gene encoding Shr3p (Endoplasmic reticulum packaging chaperone; required for incorporation of amino acid permeases into COPII coated vesicles for transport to the cell surface; GO_component: GO:0005783 - endoplasmic reticulum [Evidence IEA]; GO_component: GO:0005789 - endoplasmic reticulum membrane [Evidence IEA]; GO_component: GO:0030176 - integral component of endoplasmic reticulum membrane [Evidence IDA,ISS] [PMID 1423607]; GO_component: GO:0030176 - integral component of endoplasmic reticulum membrane [Evidence IDA] [PMID 15623581]; GO_component: GO:0016021 - integral component of membrane [Evidence IEA]; GO_component: GO:0016021 - integral component of membrane [Evidence ISM] [PMID 12192589]; GO_component: GO:0043332 - mating projection tip [Evidence IDA] [PMID 19053807]; GO_component: GO:0016020 - membrane [Evidence IEA]; GO_function: GO:0051082 - unfolded protein binding [Evidence IMP,IPI] [PMID 10564255]; GO_function: GO:0051082 - unfolded protein binding [Evidence IMP] [PMID 15623581]; GO_process: GO:0006888 - ER to Golgi vesicle-mediated transport [Evidence IGI,IPI] [PMID 10564255]; GO_process: GO:0006457 - protein folding [Evidence IMP] [PMID 15623581]; GO_process: GO:0015031 - protein transport [Evidence IEA]; GO_process: GO:0006810 - transport [Evidence IEA]); protein product: MPTSATSFSTGLILCATSFSLGAIYSNWAYDYYTLWTSHPTNESFALSLSHYQTWANMPTFLHHVHHFIIGLGFLGLFIKLYKPSESNTLFDGGSLFLYVIAVAFYISNLQRGVFSAVAGEWGDVDEHTGINVIAATQVFIVLVLLGVVGLQFGQYWAELEDATIRAKADAEEIVSEEKDAEPEKTEKPIKESKKTK